A window of the Leucothrix mucor DSM 2157 genome harbors these coding sequences:
- a CDS encoding glycoside hydrolase family 9 protein, which produces MKAAIVLNQVGYHPDWPKRAMIINEPSIEFVALIEKSTGDPIQMITPEPAQSGGKGIQTQILDFSKVTEPGEYYLEGGDLRSVSFSISKTAFENTTRLLLRSYYLQRCGVELLDEETGLSHQACHLSDGVYARDDEVNKGGEFQDAVGGWHDAGDYGKYLAPASVTVNRLLSLYLRAPHRYPDGALGIPESGNKVSDLLDEVAYELDWMIKMQRADGAVYRKLSGAKWPSVISPDEDTQPRYIYGVSSPETGKFSASMALAARAYRKQDPERAHSYLVAAEKAWDWLKFQPEQSVDWKKEDDTGSGSYLSSKTDTEANLETDTDDRVTAAVELYLTTGKAIYRDYIQAFEPEKDYSLYEWKDASSLSLWHLTHEDKSPELRSIRADVRRKLMARADELLVRTQLSAFNLANDRVIWGSNKMTAEEGITLAHAWHLTGDKRYLAAAVDQLDYVLGRNLFNLSFVTEVGERSVKNPVHIFGRAVKRTIPGLLVGGPNEVAQDGIAPKGQGLMSYVDHERAYSVNEYAIDYNVTLIGLIEVLSDYQSRLGHSEDLMNELGTEGDGADLAHLTPNDLESLVPFTPKKVLFIGNSFTYYNNSLHYHVEQLRRSDPGVKDFQDYNFRAATIAGGFLSEHKAGLDSLTEGRGWDVVVLQGHSREAIDKDKRIQFEMSLAESTRLLKSRGMKPLLFMTWAYQHKPEMIDALKKEYVDLAKKFDLTLVPVGAAFEAALQARPDLSLHAADGIHPSVAGSYLAACVFYSVLYSESPLGLGYQLGLDDETAKFLQGIAWKSVTGELAASGDFGFGHIKTTVFD; this is translated from the coding sequence GTGAAAGCCGCAATTGTATTGAATCAGGTCGGTTACCACCCTGATTGGCCTAAGCGTGCAATGATCATTAATGAGCCCTCGATCGAGTTTGTAGCGCTGATAGAAAAATCAACAGGCGATCCGATTCAAATGATTACACCTGAGCCGGCGCAGTCCGGTGGCAAGGGAATACAAACTCAAATATTAGACTTCAGTAAAGTAACCGAGCCTGGTGAATATTATCTTGAAGGTGGTGATTTACGTTCCGTCAGCTTCAGTATTAGTAAGACAGCATTTGAGAATACGACTCGACTATTGTTACGTAGCTATTACTTACAGCGTTGCGGTGTGGAATTATTGGATGAAGAGACTGGATTGTCACATCAGGCCTGCCACTTAAGTGATGGTGTTTATGCACGTGATGATGAGGTCAATAAAGGTGGTGAGTTTCAAGATGCTGTCGGTGGTTGGCATGATGCCGGCGACTATGGAAAGTATCTGGCTCCCGCTTCGGTGACGGTCAATCGTTTACTGAGTTTGTACTTGAGAGCGCCACACCGTTATCCGGATGGCGCGTTAGGGATTCCGGAGTCTGGTAATAAAGTGTCAGACTTGTTGGATGAAGTTGCCTACGAACTGGATTGGATGATCAAAATGCAGCGTGCTGATGGTGCGGTTTATCGCAAATTGTCAGGGGCAAAGTGGCCAAGTGTTATATCGCCGGATGAAGATACGCAACCTCGTTATATCTATGGAGTTTCATCACCTGAAACTGGGAAATTTAGTGCCAGTATGGCATTGGCTGCCCGGGCATACCGAAAGCAAGATCCTGAGCGTGCTCATAGTTATTTGGTTGCAGCAGAGAAAGCATGGGATTGGTTGAAGTTTCAACCAGAGCAAAGTGTTGATTGGAAGAAAGAAGACGATACTGGCTCTGGGAGTTACCTGAGCTCCAAAACTGATACTGAAGCAAATTTGGAAACAGATACCGATGACCGAGTCACGGCTGCTGTCGAGTTGTATCTAACAACCGGAAAGGCAATTTACAGGGATTACATCCAGGCGTTTGAACCGGAGAAGGATTATTCACTGTATGAGTGGAAAGATGCTTCTTCATTGTCGTTGTGGCATTTGACGCATGAAGATAAAAGCCCTGAGTTACGAAGTATTCGAGCTGACGTTAGGCGCAAGTTGATGGCTCGTGCCGATGAGCTCTTGGTCCGCACTCAGCTTTCGGCGTTTAATCTGGCAAATGACCGGGTTATTTGGGGATCAAATAAAATGACTGCCGAGGAGGGGATAACGTTAGCGCATGCCTGGCATCTTACTGGTGATAAGCGCTACTTAGCTGCGGCTGTTGATCAATTGGACTATGTGTTGGGTCGTAATCTGTTTAATTTGTCATTTGTAACGGAAGTTGGTGAGCGAAGCGTTAAAAATCCAGTACACATTTTTGGCCGCGCGGTAAAAAGAACCATACCCGGCTTGTTGGTTGGCGGTCCAAATGAAGTCGCTCAGGATGGTATTGCCCCTAAAGGGCAGGGCCTGATGAGTTATGTCGATCATGAGCGAGCCTATTCTGTGAATGAATACGCGATTGACTACAATGTGACTTTGATTGGTTTGATTGAGGTTCTCTCGGACTACCAGTCCAGGCTCGGTCATTCTGAAGATCTCATGAATGAGCTGGGTACTGAGGGTGATGGTGCTGACTTAGCCCACCTAACACCGAATGATTTAGAGAGCCTTGTTCCTTTTACGCCTAAGAAAGTATTATTTATTGGAAATAGCTTTACCTACTACAACAACAGTCTTCATTACCACGTAGAGCAACTGCGCCGAAGTGATCCGGGGGTAAAAGATTTTCAGGATTATAACTTTCGTGCAGCAACCATTGCTGGCGGCTTTTTATCAGAGCACAAAGCAGGGCTTGATAGTTTAACGGAAGGGCGCGGTTGGGATGTGGTGGTGCTACAAGGTCATAGTCGCGAAGCAATTGATAAGGATAAACGCATTCAGTTTGAGATGTCATTAGCTGAATCAACTCGCTTGCTTAAATCACGTGGAATGAAGCCATTATTGTTTATGACATGGGCTTATCAGCATAAGCCAGAAATGATTGATGCTTTAAAGAAAGAGTATGTGGACTTGGCCAAAAAGTTCGACCTTACACTGGTGCCAGTGGGCGCAGCGTTTGAAGCGGCTCTGCAGGCTAGACCAGATTTGAGTTTACATGCAGCAGATGGCATTCATCCTAGTGTTGCTGGGAGTTACTTGGCAGCCTGCGTATTTTATTCAGTGCTATACAGTGAATCGCCTTTAGGTTTGGGTTACCAATTGGGGTTGGATGACGAGACAGCCAAGTTTTTACAAGGTATCGCCTGGAAGTCTGTTACGGGTGAGTTGGCAGCGTCCGGTGATTTTGGTTTCGGGCACATAAAAACAACTGTTTTTGATTAA
- a CDS encoding aromatic amino acid transaminase — protein MFETLTPPKPDAILAQMAPYKDDTRVDKMNLGIGVYMNDRGETIILDSVKTAEKRLLDEEKTKTYVGLAGDLGYNQAMKAIVFGEDAVSNDRINGIQAPGGSGALRVLAELMGRMRPNARVWLSGPTWPNHYALLKTGQVEIGEYPYFDPETCTVNFEAMTAKLRTLGPDDVVVLHGCCHNPTGANLTNAQWDEVAQIAAETGFLPFFDIAYQGFGDGLEADAYGVRKFADTVKEMLVAVSCSKNFGIYRDRVGCAFAMGADAKTTNVAYAHLQNIGRGIYSMPPDHGAAVVRIIWEDAELRQQWKNELDAMCERMLSLRTQLAEGFRKQSGGNRFDFIAEHRGMFSLLGLTPEQVERLKTEFGIYIIGDSRFNIAGMQEANVERFVQAVLAVSSDA, from the coding sequence ATGTTTGAGACACTAACTCCGCCAAAGCCCGATGCAATCCTTGCACAAATGGCTCCTTATAAAGACGATACCCGAGTTGATAAAATGAACCTCGGTATTGGTGTGTATATGAATGACCGTGGCGAAACGATTATTCTGGACTCAGTTAAGACGGCTGAAAAGCGTCTGTTGGATGAAGAAAAAACCAAGACGTATGTGGGCTTGGCGGGTGACTTAGGTTACAACCAGGCGATGAAGGCAATTGTGTTTGGTGAAGATGCGGTTTCAAATGACCGTATTAACGGTATTCAAGCGCCGGGTGGAAGTGGTGCGCTGCGCGTGCTGGCTGAGTTGATGGGGCGTATGCGTCCAAATGCTAGAGTGTGGTTAAGTGGCCCCACTTGGCCCAACCATTATGCATTGCTGAAAACCGGTCAGGTTGAAATTGGTGAATACCCTTATTTTGACCCTGAGACTTGCACAGTCAACTTTGAAGCGATGACGGCCAAGTTGCGGACTCTCGGTCCGGATGATGTGGTTGTGCTGCATGGCTGTTGTCATAACCCGACTGGAGCTAATTTAACCAATGCCCAGTGGGATGAAGTTGCGCAAATTGCTGCTGAGACTGGTTTCTTGCCATTTTTCGATATTGCTTACCAAGGCTTTGGCGATGGTTTGGAAGCGGATGCTTATGGCGTGCGCAAATTTGCAGATACGGTGAAAGAGATGTTGGTCGCCGTGTCTTGTTCCAAAAACTTTGGTATTTACCGCGATCGCGTTGGTTGTGCTTTTGCGATGGGCGCGGATGCGAAAACCACCAATGTTGCCTATGCGCATCTGCAAAATATTGGTCGTGGGATTTACTCAATGCCGCCAGATCACGGCGCTGCAGTAGTGCGGATCATTTGGGAAGATGCCGAGCTACGTCAACAATGGAAAAATGAGCTGGATGCCATGTGTGAGCGCATGCTAAGTCTACGCACTCAGTTAGCAGAAGGTTTCCGTAAGCAAAGTGGTGGCAATCGTTTTGATTTCATCGCAGAACATCGGGGCATGTTCTCATTGTTAGGGCTGACGCCAGAGCAAGTTGAACGTCTGAAGACGGAGTTTGGGATTTATATTATCGGTGACAGCCGTTTCAATATTGCCGGTATGCAAGAAGCTAATGTTGAGCGTTTTGTCCAAGCGGTATTAGCCGTTTCCAGCGACGCGTAA
- the aroA gene encoding 3-phosphoshikimate 1-carboxyvinyltransferase — MSQVTFIAQPGGSLSGTLRVAGDKSMSHRSIMLGSIADGTTEVSGFLNGEDCMATLKAFRQMGVEIEGPEAGRVVIKGVGMHGLKAPTAALDMGNSGTAMRLMAGLLAGQDFEVTLFGDESLNGRPMRRITQPLSEMGAAIETESDGTPPLKIQRGSQLKGIHYDLPMASAQVKSAVLLAGLYADGETSVSEPAITRDHTERMLRGFGYDVKTTGNHMSLQGGGKLTACSIDVPADISSAAFFMVGASIAEGSDLTLEHVGINPTRTGVIDILRLMGANIEVLNEREAGGEPVADIRIRSAKLKGINIPENLVPLAIDEFPVLFVAAACAEGQTILTGAEELRVKESDRIQVMADGLIICGVDAQPTPDGIVINGGTIGGGEVESHGDHRIAMAFSIASLRATAPLTIRNCANVDTSFPGFVTLASGVGLQVSAE; from the coding sequence ATGTCCCAAGTTACCTTTATTGCACAGCCCGGCGGCAGCCTGAGCGGAACCCTGCGTGTTGCGGGTGATAAATCTATGTCTCATCGTTCCATTATGTTGGGATCGATTGCTGACGGCACCACCGAAGTCAGTGGCTTCTTAAATGGCGAAGATTGCATGGCAACTCTGAAAGCCTTCCGCCAAATGGGTGTGGAAATCGAAGGGCCTGAAGCAGGGCGCGTCGTGATTAAAGGCGTCGGTATGCACGGCTTGAAGGCACCAACTGCTGCTTTAGATATGGGTAACTCCGGTACGGCAATGCGTTTGATGGCGGGTTTGTTGGCTGGGCAAGATTTTGAAGTGACCCTGTTTGGTGATGAGTCATTAAATGGCCGTCCAATGCGTCGTATCACGCAGCCTTTGTCAGAGATGGGCGCGGCTATTGAGACTGAAAGCGATGGTACGCCACCGCTAAAGATTCAACGCGGTAGCCAGTTAAAAGGTATCCACTACGATTTGCCCATGGCGAGCGCCCAAGTCAAGTCAGCAGTTTTACTGGCGGGTTTGTATGCCGATGGCGAAACCTCTGTCAGTGAGCCTGCAATTACGCGTGATCATACAGAGCGTATGTTGCGTGGCTTTGGTTACGATGTAAAAACTACTGGCAATCACATGAGTTTGCAAGGCGGCGGTAAATTGACCGCTTGCAGCATTGATGTACCAGCTGATATTTCATCCGCAGCATTCTTTATGGTAGGTGCTAGCATCGCTGAAGGTTCTGACCTGACGCTGGAGCACGTAGGGATCAATCCAACCCGTACCGGTGTTATCGATATTTTGCGCTTAATGGGTGCCAATATTGAAGTGCTAAACGAGCGCGAGGCTGGTGGTGAGCCAGTGGCTGATATTCGTATTCGCTCAGCTAAGCTGAAAGGGATCAATATTCCTGAAAATTTAGTCCCGTTAGCGATTGATGAGTTCCCAGTATTGTTTGTGGCTGCCGCTTGCGCAGAAGGTCAAACCATATTGACTGGCGCAGAAGAACTTCGAGTTAAGGAAAGTGACCGCATTCAGGTAATGGCTGATGGCTTGATTATTTGTGGTGTGGATGCGCAGCCGACGCCAGATGGTATCGTCATTAATGGCGGTACGATTGGTGGCGGCGAAGTAGAGAGTCATGGCGATCACCGTATTGCAATGGCATTTTCAATTGCTTCTTTGCGTGCAACAGCACCGCTGACAATCCGAAATTGTGCTAATGTTGATACTTCATTCCCTGGCTTTGTCACACTGGCATCCGGTGTTGGCTTGCAGGTAAGCGCAGAGTAA
- a CDS encoding prephenate dehydrogenase, which yields MIKKLAIFGVGLIGGSLALALKQQHYCEQIVGCSRDEANLKRACELGVVDSYTLDPVEAVKGADMILLAVPMGAMRSVLLSIKGHTEPGAIITDAGSSKASVVAAAREVFGEIPPCFVPAHPIAGREQSGVEAAIPDLYAKHKVIVTPLPETDPEAEQRVTQMWQASGAAVESMDVLKHDKVLAATSHLPHVLAFALVDTLSHSKASDAIFHYAAGGFRDFTRIASSDPVMWRDICLENRDAILESIEYFQENLQQLRDQVAGADSDGILDVFSHAKSVRDAYMKNQS from the coding sequence ATGATTAAGAAACTGGCTATATTTGGTGTTGGCTTAATTGGTGGTTCTTTGGCTCTGGCTTTAAAGCAGCAACACTATTGCGAGCAGATTGTTGGTTGCAGTCGCGATGAAGCCAATTTGAAACGCGCTTGTGAATTGGGCGTGGTTGATAGTTACACGCTGGACCCAGTTGAAGCCGTTAAAGGCGCAGACATGATATTGCTGGCCGTTCCGATGGGCGCAATGCGCTCTGTGCTGCTATCAATCAAAGGGCATACCGAACCTGGCGCTATCATTACCGATGCTGGCAGCTCCAAAGCCAGTGTTGTAGCTGCAGCACGTGAAGTGTTTGGTGAAATCCCACCGTGTTTTGTGCCTGCTCACCCGATTGCAGGTCGTGAGCAAAGTGGTGTGGAAGCAGCGATTCCTGACTTGTATGCAAAGCATAAGGTGATCGTGACGCCACTGCCTGAAACGGACCCCGAAGCTGAGCAAAGAGTCACACAAATGTGGCAAGCCAGCGGCGCTGCAGTTGAGAGTATGGATGTGTTAAAGCACGATAAAGTGCTGGCAGCCACAAGTCACTTACCCCATGTTCTAGCCTTTGCCTTAGTGGATACCTTGTCACACTCCAAAGCCTCGGATGCGATTTTTCATTACGCAGCTGGTGGTTTTCGTGACTTTACCCGCATTGCCTCCAGCGATCCGGTGATGTGGCGAGATATCTGTCTAGAAAATCGTGATGCCATTTTGGAGTCCATCGAGTATTTTCAGGAAAATTTACAACAACTGCGTGATCAAGTTGCAGGTGCCGACAGTGATGGCATTCTGGACGTATTTAGTCATGCAAAATCGGTACGTGATGCGTACATGAAGAATCAATCTTAG
- the pheA gene encoding prephenate dehydratase → MSDELNPEQAAIEQEITEKLGAIRERIDSIDTQILDLLSARANCAEEVATTKREAGEQNIKFYRPEREAQILRRVSETNKGPLQDERVTAIFREIISSCLALEQQIKVAYLGPPGTFTESAAQKHFGQAVATVPFALIPEVFREVEAGTADYGVVPIENSTGGIISHTLDRFVNSPLKICGEIHLAIHQNLMSKSRNMSGITRIYSHEQSLMQCRDWLDRNYPDLARIAVASNAEAARLAAQDSTAAAIAGENAARLYDLGIVSPHIEDSPNNVTRFLVIGKEEVPPSGNDRTSILISTHNRSGALYHLLEPLMRHGLDMTRIESRPAPDTHWDYFFFMDLNGHIASESMQAAMAELQAEAEYVRVLGSYAKAIL, encoded by the coding sequence ATGAGTGACGAGCTGAATCCGGAACAGGCTGCTATCGAGCAGGAAATCACCGAAAAATTAGGCGCGATTCGTGAGCGTATTGATTCGATCGATACGCAGATTTTAGATCTCTTAAGTGCGCGGGCTAACTGTGCTGAAGAAGTCGCGACCACGAAGCGTGAAGCCGGCGAACAGAATATTAAGTTTTACCGCCCAGAGCGTGAAGCACAAATTTTACGTCGTGTGAGTGAGACCAATAAAGGTCCACTACAAGATGAGCGCGTTACGGCTATTTTCCGTGAAATTATCTCATCCTGTCTGGCTTTAGAGCAGCAGATTAAGGTGGCCTATTTGGGTCCACCGGGTACTTTTACCGAGTCAGCCGCACAGAAGCATTTTGGCCAAGCGGTTGCGACCGTGCCATTTGCGCTGATTCCAGAAGTGTTCCGTGAAGTTGAAGCAGGTACCGCCGATTATGGTGTGGTGCCAATTGAAAACTCAACTGGCGGCATAATCTCCCATACCTTAGATCGCTTTGTTAATTCACCATTGAAAATTTGTGGCGAGATTCACTTGGCTATTCACCAGAATTTAATGAGTAAAAGCCGCAATATGAGCGGTATTACGCGCATTTATTCACATGAACAATCATTGATGCAGTGCCGCGATTGGTTGGATCGCAATTACCCTGATCTTGCAAGAATTGCCGTTGCTAGTAATGCAGAGGCCGCTCGATTGGCTGCGCAAGATAGCACTGCAGCAGCGATTGCTGGTGAAAACGCAGCTCGATTGTATGATTTGGGAATTGTATCGCCACACATTGAAGACTCACCCAATAACGTGACGCGCTTCTTAGTGATTGGTAAGGAAGAAGTGCCACCCAGTGGCAACGATCGTACGTCGATTCTGATTTCCACACATAACCGCTCGGGTGCTTTGTATCATCTATTAGAGCCACTAATGCGCCACGGTTTGGATATGACTCGCATTGAGTCACGACCAGCACCGGATACGCATTGGGATTACTTCTTCTTTATGGACTTAAACGGTCATATTGCGAGTGAGTCGATGCAGGCTGCCATGGCTGAGTTACAAGCTGAAGCGGAATACGTGCGTGTGCTTGGCTCTTACGCCAAAGCCATTCTGTAG
- the serC gene encoding 3-phosphoserine/phosphohydroxythreonine transaminase: MSRCYNFSAGPAVLPEAVLEQAREEMLDWHGTGMSVMEMSHRGKDYIGIAEKAEADLRELLKIPANYKVLFMQGGATSQFAMVPMNLLPLGGSADYIDTGIWAEKAINEARILGDVRVAASSEAQSYMQVPDFSDWQCDKNAAYLHYTANETIAGVEFHQVPEANGVPLVCDMSSNILARPVDVSQFGLIYAGAQKNIGPAGLTIVIVRDDLIGHARPATPTMFDYEVYAKNDSMYNTPPTYSWYLAGLVFEWLKQQGGLDAMAALNQRKASKLYDFIDQSDYYRNVVAKDSRSWMNVTFLLGDAAREQAFMQEAAAHQLVNLKGHRLLGGMRASIYNAMPEAGVDALIAFMKEFERTSV, encoded by the coding sequence ATGAGCCGCTGTTATAACTTTAGTGCGGGTCCGGCAGTATTGCCGGAAGCCGTACTGGAACAGGCCCGTGAGGAAATGCTGGATTGGCATGGCACGGGCATGTCTGTGATGGAAATGAGCCATCGCGGTAAAGACTATATTGGTATTGCCGAGAAAGCGGAGGCAGATCTTCGTGAACTGCTGAAGATTCCGGCGAACTATAAAGTCCTGTTCATGCAGGGTGGCGCGACTAGCCAGTTTGCAATGGTGCCAATGAATTTATTGCCGCTCGGTGGCTCTGCCGATTATATCGACACCGGTATTTGGGCTGAGAAAGCAATTAACGAAGCCCGTATTTTGGGTGATGTTCGTGTTGCTGCCAGCAGTGAAGCGCAGTCCTATATGCAAGTGCCTGATTTTTCAGATTGGCAATGCGATAAAAACGCGGCTTATCTGCATTACACCGCGAATGAAACCATCGCTGGTGTTGAGTTCCATCAAGTACCCGAAGCGAATGGCGTGCCATTGGTTTGTGATATGTCATCCAATATTCTGGCGCGTCCGGTGGATGTTAGTCAGTTTGGTTTGATTTATGCAGGTGCACAAAAGAACATCGGGCCCGCAGGCCTAACCATTGTCATTGTGCGCGATGATTTGATTGGTCACGCCCGACCTGCAACGCCGACCATGTTTGATTATGAGGTCTATGCCAAAAACGATTCGATGTACAACACGCCGCCGACTTACAGTTGGTATCTGGCGGGCTTGGTGTTTGAGTGGTTAAAGCAGCAGGGTGGTTTGGATGCGATGGCCGCATTAAACCAGCGCAAAGCCAGCAAGCTATACGACTTCATCGATCAATCTGATTACTACCGCAATGTGGTCGCTAAAGACAGTCGCTCATGGATGAATGTCACCTTCTTATTAGGTGATGCGGCACGTGAGCAGGCCTTTATGCAGGAAGCAGCCGCACATCAATTGGTGAATCTGAAAGGACATCGTTTGTTGGGTGGTATGCGCGCGAGTATTTATAATGCGATGCCCGAAGCTGGCGTCGATGCCCTGATTGCTTTCATGAAAGAGTTTGAGCGGACGAGTGTATGA
- the gyrA gene encoding DNA gyrase subunit A encodes MAEFAKEIIPINLEDEMRKSYLDYAMSVIVGRALPDVRDGLKPVHRRVLYAMSVLNNDWNKPYKKSARVVGDVIGKYHPHGDTAVYDTMVRMAQPFSMRYMLIDGQGNFGSVDGDSPAAMRYTEVRMSRLAHDLQADLDKETVDFIENYDGSESEPSVFPTRLPNLLINGSSGIAVGMATNIPPHNLTEVINGCLALVNNPEMDISDLMEFIPGPDFPTAGIINGSQGIHQAYHTGRGSIRIRGVADFEQDKNGRDKIVVTELPYQVNKARLIEKIAELVKDKKIEGISELRDESDKDGMRMVVDLKRGEVPEVVLNNLYKHTQLQASFGINMVALIDGLPKLLNLKEILAAFIRHRREVVTRRTIYLLRKARERAHLLEGLAVALGSIDEVIATIKSSATPADARIALLAKPWSAEIVLEMLSRGNSSDARPEDLHPRFGLKDDGYWLSDAQVSAILELRLHRLTGLEKDKILDEYREILVRIIDFLDILSNPERLLQVIREELEEMREQYGDVRRTQINAIGENLGMEDLVPDEEVVVTLSHAGYVKAQALDVYHAQRRGGRGKAATKMKDEDFIEKLFVASTHDTILCFSSRGKLYWLKVYQLPMASRNSRGLPMINLLPLEEGEQIQAVLPIREYEDNRFIFMATENGTVKKTDLKAFSNQRAAGIIAIDLRDDNQLVDVAITDGNSDVMMFTSNGKAIRFNENDVRGMGRTAAGVRGIKLEEGAKVNALLILSEGRLLMATEYGFGKRTEVDQFSVQKRGGMGVIAIQTSERNGQAIGAVQVTDDDEIMLISDGGTLVRTAVDNVSITGRNTQGVTLIKLSKGERLTQVERIARMAGEEEDAEEGELSESGELVVDADVADTPEASDTPTANEADSQSDAGDSAAAGTDDTGDE; translated from the coding sequence ATGGCTGAATTTGCAAAAGAAATTATTCCAATAAATTTAGAAGATGAGATGCGAAAATCCTATTTGGATTACGCAATGAGCGTTATCGTTGGGCGTGCTTTGCCTGATGTGCGTGATGGTCTCAAGCCTGTTCACCGTCGTGTTCTGTACGCGATGAGCGTGTTAAATAACGACTGGAACAAGCCATATAAAAAATCGGCCCGTGTGGTCGGTGACGTAATCGGTAAATATCACCCTCATGGTGATACCGCAGTCTATGACACCATGGTTCGGATGGCCCAGCCATTCTCCATGCGCTATATGCTGATCGATGGTCAAGGTAACTTTGGTTCGGTGGATGGTGACTCTCCGGCGGCCATGCGTTATACCGAAGTGCGTATGTCGCGCCTGGCGCACGATTTGCAAGCGGATCTGGATAAAGAGACGGTCGACTTTATTGAAAACTACGATGGTTCTGAATCTGAGCCCTCCGTATTCCCAACACGCTTACCTAATCTGCTGATCAACGGTTCTTCCGGTATTGCGGTAGGTATGGCAACGAATATCCCGCCGCACAACCTCACTGAAGTCATTAATGGCTGCTTGGCGTTGGTTAATAATCCTGAAATGGATATTAGCGACCTGATGGAGTTTATCCCCGGTCCTGATTTCCCAACAGCGGGTATCATCAACGGCTCACAAGGAATTCATCAGGCTTATCACACAGGGCGCGGCAGTATTCGCATCCGTGGTGTGGCTGACTTTGAACAGGATAAAAACGGTCGCGATAAGATTGTCGTAACCGAACTGCCATATCAAGTTAACAAAGCGCGTTTGATCGAAAAGATTGCCGAGCTGGTTAAAGATAAAAAGATCGAAGGTATTTCAGAGCTACGCGATGAGTCGGATAAAGACGGTATGCGGATGGTCGTTGACCTGAAGCGTGGCGAAGTTCCTGAAGTCGTTCTGAACAATCTCTACAAGCACACCCAGTTGCAAGCCAGTTTTGGTATCAATATGGTCGCGCTGATTGATGGCTTACCTAAGCTACTTAACCTTAAAGAAATTCTGGCGGCGTTTATTCGTCACCGCCGTGAAGTTGTCACGCGTCGTACGATTTACCTGTTAAGAAAAGCCCGCGAACGTGCGCATCTTTTAGAAGGTCTGGCGGTTGCATTAGGCAGTATTGATGAAGTTATCGCGACCATTAAGTCCTCCGCGACGCCTGCGGATGCGCGTATCGCATTATTGGCGAAGCCTTGGTCAGCTGAAATTGTGCTGGAAATGCTGTCACGCGGTAATTCTTCGGATGCCCGCCCGGAAGACCTGCACCCACGCTTTGGCTTAAAAGACGATGGCTACTGGCTATCCGACGCGCAAGTCTCTGCGATTCTGGAATTACGCTTACACCGCTTAACCGGTCTTGAAAAAGATAAGATTCTGGATGAGTACCGTGAGATTTTGGTCCGCATTATCGACTTCCTGGATATTCTGTCGAACCCTGAGCGTTTGCTTCAGGTTATACGTGAAGAGCTGGAAGAAATGCGTGAGCAATACGGTGATGTGCGCCGTACCCAAATCAATGCGATTGGCGAAAACCTCGGCATGGAAGATTTGGTACCCGATGAAGAAGTGGTGGTTACGCTATCTCATGCCGGCTATGTAAAAGCCCAAGCCTTGGATGTGTATCATGCGCAACGTCGTGGTGGTCGCGGTAAAGCGGCAACCAAGATGAAAGATGAAGACTTTATCGAGAAGTTATTCGTTGCCAGCACTCACGATACGATTCTGTGTTTCTCTAGCCGTGGAAAGCTCTACTGGCTGAAGGTGTATCAATTGCCAATGGCTAGCCGCAACTCGCGTGGCTTGCCGATGATTAATTTGCTGCCACTAGAAGAGGGCGAACAGATTCAGGCGGTATTGCCTATTCGTGAATATGAAGATAATCGATTTATCTTTATGGCCACTGAAAACGGTACCGTTAAGAAAACCGATTTGAAGGCATTCTCTAATCAGCGTGCAGCCGGAATTATTGCTATCGACTTGCGTGATGACAATCAACTGGTTGATGTTGCCATTACAGATGGCAACAGTGATGTGATGATGTTTACCAGCAATGGTAAAGCGATTCGCTTCAATGAAAATGACGTGCGTGGCATGGGCAGAACGGCTGCTGGTGTACGTGGTATTAAGCTGGAAGAGGGCGCGAAGGTTAATGCGCTGCTGATTCTTAGTGAAGGCCGCTTATTGATGGCAACAGAATACGGCTTTGGTAAGCGTACTGAAGTTGATCAGTTCTCTGTTCAAAAGCGTGGTGGTATGGGTGTTATTGCAATCCAGACTTCTGAGCGTAATGGTCAGGCGATTGGCGCGGTTCAAGTTACTGACGATGATGAGATCATGTTGATTTCTGATGGTGGTACTTTGGTGCGTACAGCGGTTGATAATGTATCGATCACTGGTCGTAACACACAGGGTGTGACGCTGATTAAGCTGAGCAAAGGTGAGCGTTTAACACAGGTTGAGCGAATTGCCCGCATGGCTGGCGAAGAAGAGGACGCTGAAGAAGGCGAACTTTCTGAGTCCGGTGAGCTAGTGGTTGACGCCGATGTAGCCGATACTCCAGAGGCAAGCGATACGCCAACAGCGAACGAAGCAGATAGTCAAAGTGATGCAGGCGATAGTGCCGCTGCAGGCACTGACGACACTGGTGACGAGTAG